The proteins below are encoded in one region of Pseudomonas ekonensis:
- a CDS encoding cupin domain-containing protein, whose amino-acid sequence MTATAPITVLRDTHPLPVLDACKWEKLEGDPHTVNLNAYTSEDGSKIMGTWICTPGKWRVDYVKWEYCHFQEGYCIITPDGMAPIHLRAGDIFVVEPGMKGTWEVVETVRKYFVFA is encoded by the coding sequence ATGACCGCCACCGCCCCCATCACCGTTCTGCGCGACACCCACCCACTGCCGGTTCTCGACGCCTGCAAATGGGAGAAGCTCGAAGGCGATCCGCACACCGTCAACCTCAACGCCTACACCAGCGAAGACGGCAGCAAGATCATGGGCACCTGGATCTGCACGCCGGGCAAATGGCGGGTGGATTACGTGAAATGGGAGTACTGCCACTTCCAGGAAGGCTATTGCATCATCACCCCGGACGGCATGGCGCCGATCCATCTGCGCGCCGGCGACATCTTCGTGGTCGAGCCGGGCATGAAGGGCACCTGGGAAGTGGTCGAGACCGTGCGCAAGTATTTCGTGTTCGCCTGA
- a CDS encoding beta-ketoacyl synthase: protein MNRVFIHAAAVLNAAGSECADLPGAPTSAQRLAFDAERRAFALATPRLAGNLFDRKIQRSVEPQGLRLLHCAARLAPALEALNLPPERIALTAAIPEVDAPSPCWDAVRAIAEQPQKKVAQLLANTPPLHALTLLNSSVMAYVAEALHCQGPMGGFCSGDNAGLDALIEASRQIGEQNADAALVVSSSPNLTPALYLREPDPSGEPVHGEGAAALLLCASPPSGVGQVLRVAGFARGYTRDPQRAQAVGRRVIEQALSEERLRPGDVGQVVGNVGDPHWLALFDEQPRAVRSILPMTGDLGASTLLTEAALTLHQSLEAAQPGYTLLVSHSRGGHWGALLLACEPMEKYA from the coding sequence ATGAACAGGGTCTTTATCCACGCGGCAGCGGTGCTGAACGCCGCCGGCAGCGAATGCGCCGATCTGCCGGGGGCGCCGACATCGGCGCAACGGTTGGCCTTCGACGCCGAGCGGCGGGCGTTTGCGCTGGCGACGCCGCGCCTGGCCGGCAACCTGTTCGACCGCAAGATACAGCGCAGCGTCGAGCCCCAGGGGCTGCGCCTGCTGCACTGCGCCGCCCGCCTGGCCCCGGCGCTGGAAGCCCTGAACCTGCCGCCGGAGCGCATCGCCCTCACCGCTGCGATTCCGGAGGTCGATGCGCCGAGCCCGTGCTGGGACGCGGTGCGGGCCATTGCGGAACAACCGCAGAAAAAGGTCGCGCAACTGTTGGCCAACACACCGCCGTTGCACGCGCTGACCCTGCTCAACAGCAGCGTGATGGCCTACGTCGCCGAAGCGCTGCACTGCCAAGGGCCGATGGGCGGTTTCTGTTCCGGCGACAACGCCGGACTCGACGCGCTGATCGAGGCCAGCCGCCAGATCGGCGAGCAGAACGCCGACGCGGCGTTGGTGGTCAGCAGCAGCCCGAACCTGACGCCGGCGCTGTACCTGCGCGAGCCGGATCCGTCGGGCGAGCCGGTCCACGGCGAAGGCGCTGCGGCGTTGCTGCTCTGCGCCAGCCCTCCGTCCGGTGTCGGGCAGGTGTTGCGCGTCGCCGGATTCGCCCGGGGCTACACCCGCGATCCGCAGCGGGCGCAAGCGGTCGGGCGTCGGGTCATCGAGCAAGCGTTGAGCGAGGAAAGGCTGCGTCCCGGCGATGTCGGCCAGGTCGTGGGCAATGTCGGCGACCCGCATTGGCTGGCGCTGTTCGACGAGCAGCCGAGGGCGGTGCGCAGCATCCTGCCGATGACCGGCGACCTCGGCGCCAGCACGCTGCTGACCGAAGCGGCCCTGACCCTGCACCAAAGCCTGGAGGCGGCGCAGCCCGGCTACACCCTGTTGGTCAGCCACAGTCGCGGCGGCCACTGGGGCGCCTTGCTGCTGGCCTGTGAACCCATGGAGAAGTACGCATGA
- a CDS encoding beta-ketoacyl-[acyl-carrier-protein] synthase family protein, with the protein MSATRIVITGMGAVTGFGFEWQTLWEKMLGGEHCVRPWQPEDLGEEPFPVRYAAAVDMALMPQRLQGHPAWDMALERRSRFGWVAATQAVADSRLSPGQLRDAAVLCASGAPQHMLADMLLAQAPDGREPDWSHLMNRSAQVSDEGSLRQSNDRLARVIADDLGCEGPVINISSACAGAAQAIGNAFRMIRRGEVNVALAGGADSVLNLDTMAALYLLGAASGEQRWGADLCRPFDRDRSGLIAGEGGGFVVLESLEHALARGATPYAEVLGFGSSLDAYKVTAPQPEGRGAALAMQAALDDAGLRAAQIDLINAHGTSTPLNDVAETLAIKKVFAEQRHYRSLAVSANKSQFGHLIAAAGAPECIVTALACLNDLVTPTVNLHHADEQCDLDYCPGQAVSRRVDFALSNSFGFGGLNTSLALGKYREQGQ; encoded by the coding sequence ATGAGCGCGACACGGATTGTGATTACCGGCATGGGGGCCGTGACCGGGTTCGGTTTCGAATGGCAGACCCTGTGGGAAAAGATGCTCGGCGGCGAGCATTGCGTGCGCCCCTGGCAACCGGAAGACCTCGGCGAGGAGCCGTTCCCGGTGCGCTACGCGGCCGCCGTCGACATGGCGCTGATGCCGCAGCGGCTGCAAGGCCACCCGGCCTGGGACATGGCGCTGGAACGGCGCAGCCGGTTCGGCTGGGTGGCCGCGACCCAGGCGGTGGCCGACAGTCGCCTGTCGCCCGGCCAACTGCGCGATGCGGCGGTGCTGTGCGCGTCCGGCGCGCCCCAGCACATGCTTGCCGACATGCTGCTGGCCCAGGCCCCGGACGGCCGCGAGCCGGACTGGTCGCACCTGATGAACCGTTCGGCGCAGGTGAGCGATGAAGGTTCGCTGCGTCAGAGCAACGACCGCCTGGCCCGGGTGATCGCCGACGACCTGGGCTGCGAAGGCCCGGTGATCAATATCAGCAGCGCCTGCGCCGGGGCGGCCCAGGCCATCGGCAACGCATTCCGGATGATCCGCCGCGGCGAGGTGAACGTGGCGCTGGCCGGCGGCGCGGACTCGGTGCTCAACCTCGACACCATGGCCGCGCTGTACCTGCTCGGCGCCGCGTCGGGCGAGCAGCGTTGGGGCGCCGACCTGTGCCGTCCGTTCGACCGTGACCGCAGCGGCCTGATCGCCGGCGAGGGCGGCGGCTTCGTCGTGCTCGAAAGCCTGGAGCACGCCTTGGCGCGGGGGGCGACGCCCTATGCCGAGGTGCTCGGTTTCGGCAGCAGCCTGGACGCCTACAAGGTCACCGCGCCGCAACCGGAAGGCCGGGGCGCGGCGCTGGCCATGCAGGCGGCGCTGGACGACGCGGGACTGCGCGCCGCGCAGATCGACCTGATCAACGCCCACGGCACGTCCACGCCGCTCAATGACGTGGCCGAAACCCTGGCGATCAAAAAGGTGTTCGCCGAGCAGCGCCACTACCGGTCGTTGGCGGTCAGCGCCAACAAATCGCAGTTCGGCCACCTGATCGCGGCGGCCGGAGCGCCGGAATGCATCGTCACAGCCTTGGCCTGCCTGAACGATCTGGTCACGCCGACCGTGAACCTGCACCACGCCGATGAGCAGTGCGACCTCGACTATTGCCCCGGCCAAGCGGTCAGCCGCCGGGTGGATTTTGCGCTGAGCAATTCCTTCGGCTTCGGTGGCCTCAATACCTCGCTGGCGCTTGGCAAATACCGGGAGCAAGGACAATGA
- a CDS encoding acyl carrier protein, which translates to MNNPLDLENVIASTREILAQLLVMGADEIDEHSSIVEDLGADSLDIVDLSFQLGRQYGCTLPKTSVLDHAVAVCGDASEFLANGRITESGKALLEQSLSAYAPDQLHAGMQPAQVFAATTVRNWAQQCRNLFNYLPKACPDCNAHQAVLNERQQVVCGACSARLAPADGDEVSRQLVERFVASHVKEAV; encoded by the coding sequence ATGAACAATCCATTGGACTTGGAAAACGTCATTGCCAGCACCCGCGAAATCCTTGCGCAACTGTTGGTGATGGGCGCCGATGAAATCGACGAGCACAGCAGCATCGTCGAAGACCTGGGCGCCGATTCTCTGGACATCGTCGACCTCAGCTTTCAGCTGGGTCGTCAGTACGGCTGCACCTTGCCCAAGACCAGCGTGCTGGATCACGCCGTTGCCGTGTGCGGCGACGCCAGCGAGTTCCTGGCCAACGGCCGCATCACCGAAAGCGGCAAGGCATTGCTGGAGCAGAGCCTGAGCGCCTATGCCCCGGACCAACTCCACGCCGGCATGCAACCGGCCCAGGTGTTTGCCGCCACCACCGTGCGCAACTGGGCGCAGCAGTGCCGCAACCTCTTCAACTACCTGCCCAAGGCCTGCCCTGACTGCAATGCCCATCAAGCCGTGCTGAACGAGCGTCAGCAAGTGGTGTGCGGCGCTTGCAGCGCGCGCCTGGCGCCGGCCGACGGCGATGAGGTGTCCCGCCAACTGGTCGAGCGCTTTGTGGCTTCCCACGTCAAAGAAGCGGTCTAG
- a CDS encoding beta-ketoacyl synthase N-terminal-like domain-containing protein yields MDSVQVAIAGSGCVLASGRGPEHLWSAAVEGRSGIVPLSSPLLRSERIAAFGHVGDQEHQRSRQDVPQNLQRYCPPAVIWGVSSVRQALAEAGLEPGADGLRYGLYCCQGGYTHPSVASYGELLDECRDASGADMQRLAQRVLQERALDPFLVLKSLSNGLLGIVSLALKLECECNAYMQGVAGNLAALREARAALQSGRIDAAIVVGAGSELDPLALAALAEAGAIGTDGPVSLRAFDRQGGGGIAGEGAAALILRRADDLPPGPQVCLAELAAHPRLESLNLPDRQADLLIGSASGDPQQDADLARTLARTGAAHITSAVGVTGLLSGAPSLVDLILARQALVAQCVPPVIGLEQPVDPRLPFVAGGRRDAVLHDCLIVNRDTNGFSACYRLDLQAAD; encoded by the coding sequence ATGGACTCTGTACAGGTTGCCATCGCCGGCAGCGGTTGCGTGCTGGCCAGCGGCCGGGGCCCGGAGCACCTGTGGTCGGCCGCCGTCGAGGGTCGCAGCGGCATCGTGCCTTTGAGCTCGCCCTTGTTGCGCAGCGAGCGGATCGCCGCGTTCGGCCATGTCGGCGACCAGGAGCACCAGCGCAGCCGTCAGGATGTCCCGCAGAACCTTCAGCGCTACTGCCCGCCGGCGGTGATCTGGGGCGTCAGCAGCGTGCGCCAGGCATTGGCCGAGGCCGGGCTCGAGCCGGGCGCCGACGGCCTGCGCTACGGACTCTATTGCTGCCAGGGCGGTTACACCCATCCTTCCGTGGCGTCCTACGGCGAACTGCTGGACGAGTGCCGCGACGCATCCGGTGCCGACATGCAGCGCCTGGCGCAGCGGGTGCTGCAGGAACGCGCGCTCGATCCGTTCCTGGTGCTCAAGAGCCTGAGCAACGGCTTGCTCGGCATCGTCAGCCTGGCGCTGAAGCTGGAGTGCGAGTGCAACGCCTACATGCAAGGCGTGGCCGGCAACCTGGCCGCTCTGCGCGAGGCGCGGGCCGCCCTGCAAAGCGGACGCATCGATGCCGCGATCGTGGTCGGTGCCGGCAGTGAGCTCGACCCGCTGGCGCTGGCCGCCCTGGCCGAGGCCGGGGCCATCGGCACCGACGGGCCGGTGAGCCTGCGCGCGTTCGACCGCCAGGGCGGCGGCGGGATCGCCGGCGAGGGTGCCGCCGCACTGATCCTGCGCCGCGCCGACGATCTGCCGCCGGGGCCGCAGGTCTGCCTGGCGGAGCTGGCCGCGCACCCGCGCCTGGAGTCGTTGAACCTGCCGGATCGGCAGGCGGACCTGCTGATCGGCAGCGCCAGCGGCGACCCGCAGCAGGACGCTGACCTGGCCCGCACGCTGGCCCGCACCGGCGCCGCGCACATCACCAGCGCCGTCGGCGTCACCGGCCTGCTCAGCGGTGCGCCGAGCCTGGTCGATCTGATCCTGGCCCGCCAGGCCCTGGTCGCCCAGTGCGTGCCGCCGGTCATCGGCCTGGAGCAGCCGGTGGATCCGCGCCTGCCGTTCGTGGCCGGCGGACGCCGGGATGCGGTGCTGCACGATTGCTTGATCGTCAACCGCGACACCAACGGGTTCAGCGCCTGTTACCGACTCGATTTACAGGCGGCCGACTGA
- a CDS encoding aminotransferase class III-fold pyridoxal phosphate-dependent enzyme: MDYRDYVRPKFVELMQALGLECQFHRALGSKLFYRDRQGAEVTVTDFLGGYGAALYGHNDPQFVDQLCSLLRADVPFNAQMSVRGAAGQLGRELSEAFNRELNNTERYISTFSNSGAESVEIAVKHAEYRRQKNLQKAFDERDFALAELTASDKAYVELEVDDLDLPPGLLPAHLTTVTVRQVVEAVRQHNLAQLHVEPVFLAVRGSFHGKLVNTVQLTYGKQYRKPFARFGLNVEFIDPHQPQQLQELPARHQRHWLNLEWDGETLQVRRDAFSAITAVLLEPIQGEGGINEFAGAFYLGLRKLCNEQQCPLIIDEVQSGFGRTGTLLGASHFNLQGDYYCLSKALGGGLMKIAATVIRASHYEVDFSYIHSSTFAEDDVSCHIALSALRRLFENDSAMLKDVERKGEYLKSSLLELKAAYPDVIADVRGRGLLLGFELHDLTGTSSLVQASAQYNDALGYIIAGYLLQFESLRVAPSGSNANVIRLEPPVCITFEEIDGLIGSLQKVCDMLRRRDAFPLAAGVLAGTVPGVPARDTRFKGDESLPKPDANVRVVARVAFINHLIDADMLSDVDPSLATLSPEQKREFIKRMAPERRAAPIGPVQIRSRLGTAVEFTLYPLCMHSDAMAEYIASGDLETIRDEIGNRIRDARADGYSVAGLGMYTSIVTNNCQALKIPDMALTSGNALTIGMGLEAIEQGCKQQGLELARQTAAVVGAAGNIASTYASLLSAGVEHLILIGSGRDGSLRRLEKTAQQIYADAARAILKGVAADDRLASRLQGLDGMDALLHAHGAGADLGQRVAKLVEERLGANAFITVSNDLEVLKQARIVLCAANAPQPFLDARHFAESSVICDIAVPLNVDQNLASERADVLYMHGGIVQTPMGDGLAPNVRAYLKQGQLYACMAESVLMGLSGMKQHYSYGDISREQVQQIRALAATHGFSLAQFKTANSL, encoded by the coding sequence ATGGATTACCGCGATTACGTACGTCCGAAATTCGTTGAACTGATGCAGGCCCTGGGCCTGGAGTGCCAGTTTCACCGGGCATTGGGCAGCAAACTGTTCTACCGCGACCGGCAAGGCGCGGAAGTCACCGTCACCGATTTCCTCGGCGGCTACGGCGCCGCGCTGTACGGCCACAACGATCCGCAGTTCGTCGATCAGCTGTGCAGCCTGTTGCGCGCCGACGTGCCGTTCAACGCGCAGATGTCCGTGCGCGGCGCGGCGGGGCAGCTGGGCCGTGAGTTGAGCGAGGCGTTCAACCGTGAACTGAACAACACCGAGCGCTACATTTCGACCTTCTCCAACAGCGGCGCCGAGTCGGTGGAGATCGCCGTCAAGCACGCCGAGTACCGTCGTCAGAAAAACCTGCAGAAGGCGTTCGACGAGCGCGACTTCGCCCTGGCCGAACTGACCGCCAGCGACAAGGCCTATGTCGAGCTGGAGGTCGATGACCTGGACCTGCCGCCAGGCCTGCTGCCGGCCCACCTGACCACCGTGACCGTGCGTCAGGTGGTGGAGGCGGTGCGTCAGCACAACCTGGCGCAACTGCATGTCGAGCCGGTGTTCCTGGCCGTGCGCGGCAGCTTCCACGGCAAACTGGTGAACACCGTCCAGCTGACCTACGGCAAGCAGTACCGCAAGCCGTTCGCCCGGTTCGGCCTGAACGTGGAGTTCATCGACCCGCATCAGCCGCAGCAACTCCAGGAGTTGCCGGCCCGCCATCAGCGCCACTGGCTGAACCTTGAGTGGGACGGCGAGACCTTGCAGGTGCGCCGCGACGCGTTCAGCGCGATCACCGCCGTGCTGCTGGAGCCGATCCAGGGCGAGGGCGGGATCAACGAGTTCGCCGGTGCGTTCTACCTGGGCCTGCGCAAGCTGTGCAACGAGCAGCAGTGCCCGCTGATCATCGACGAAGTGCAGTCCGGTTTCGGCCGCACCGGCACCTTGCTCGGCGCCAGCCACTTCAACTTGCAGGGCGACTACTACTGCCTGTCGAAGGCCCTGGGCGGCGGCCTGATGAAAATCGCCGCCACCGTGATCCGCGCCAGCCACTACGAAGTCGATTTCAGCTACATCCACAGCTCGACCTTCGCCGAGGACGACGTCTCCTGCCACATCGCTCTGTCGGCCCTGCGCCGTTTGTTCGAGAACGACAGCGCGATGCTCAAGGACGTGGAGCGCAAGGGCGAGTACCTCAAGTCTTCGCTGCTGGAACTCAAGGCGGCGTATCCGGACGTGATCGCCGATGTGCGCGGGCGCGGCCTGCTGCTGGGTTTCGAGCTGCATGACCTGACCGGCACCAGTTCGCTGGTGCAGGCCTCGGCGCAGTACAACGACGCGCTGGGCTACATCATCGCCGGCTACCTGTTGCAGTTCGAGTCGCTGCGGGTGGCGCCGTCGGGCAGCAACGCCAACGTGATCCGCCTGGAGCCGCCGGTGTGCATCACCTTCGAGGAGATCGACGGCCTGATCGGTTCGCTGCAGAAGGTCTGCGACATGCTGCGCCGCCGCGACGCCTTCCCGCTGGCCGCCGGCGTGCTGGCCGGCACCGTCCCCGGCGTGCCGGCCCGGGACACCCGCTTCAAGGGGGACGAAAGCCTCCCAAAGCCTGACGCGAACGTCCGCGTGGTGGCGCGCGTGGCGTTCATCAACCACCTGATCGACGCCGACATGCTCAGCGATGTCGACCCGTCGCTGGCCACCTTGAGCCCCGAGCAGAAGCGCGAGTTCATCAAGCGCATGGCCCCGGAGCGCCGGGCGGCGCCTATCGGCCCGGTGCAGATCCGTTCCAGGCTCGGCACGGCGGTGGAGTTCACCCTGTACCCGCTGTGCATGCACTCCGACGCCATGGCGGAATACATCGCCAGCGGCGACCTGGAAACCATCCGCGACGAAATCGGCAACCGCATCCGCGATGCCCGCGCCGACGGCTACAGCGTGGCCGGCCTTGGCATGTACACCTCGATCGTCACCAACAACTGCCAGGCGCTGAAGATTCCCGACATGGCGCTGACCTCCGGCAACGCGCTGACCATCGGCATGGGCCTGGAAGCCATCGAGCAGGGCTGCAAACAGCAGGGCCTGGAACTGGCCCGGCAGACTGCTGCCGTGGTCGGCGCCGCCGGCAACATCGCCTCGACCTACGCCTCGCTGCTGTCCGCCGGCGTCGAGCACCTGATCCTGATCGGCAGCGGCCGCGACGGCTCCTTGCGCCGCCTGGAGAAGACCGCGCAGCAGATCTACGCCGACGCCGCCCGGGCGATCCTCAAGGGTGTCGCCGCCGATGACCGCCTCGCCAGCCGCCTGCAAGGGCTCGACGGCATGGACGCCTTGCTGCACGCCCATGGCGCCGGCGCCGACCTCGGTCAGCGCGTGGCGAAACTGGTCGAAGAGCGTCTGGGCGCGAACGCGTTCATCACCGTCAGCAACGATCTGGAAGTGCTCAAGCAAGCGCGCATCGTGCTGTGCGCGGCGAACGCTCCGCAGCCGTTCCTCGATGCCCGGCATTTCGCCGAAAGCAGCGTGATCTGCGACATCGCCGTGCCGCTGAACGTGGACCAGAACCTCGCCAGCGAGCGCGCCGACGTGCTCTACATGCACGGCGGGATCGTGCAGACGCCGATGGGCGATGGCCTGGCGCCGAACGTGCGGGCCTACCTCAAGCAGGGGCAGCTCTATGCCTGCATGGCCGAATCGGTGTTGATGGGCTTGTCCGGGATGAAGCAGCACTACTCCTACGGCGACATCAGCCGCGAGCAGGTGCAGCAGATCCGTGCGCTGGCCGCGACCCATGGTTTCAGCCTCGCTCAATTCAAAACCGCCAACTCGCTTTAA
- a CDS encoding beta-ketoacyl-[acyl-carrier-protein] synthase family protein — MRAREVCVSGYGLAAPMALDAATLFERISRKRSCVREHPWFKALGFRNSAAGFIDDEQWQRITAGFGGNAAQHPRQSVLADYVARQALQHAGLTPADFARSRSGLFLGANKYCADSHDLQWAARCMDEAGQVDLDRLLERPATSGTAFARRVDQQTQDLAERLGIRDHISTHSDACAAGTMAIGSAFRAIERGEIDLALCGAVELMANELPYYMFNSLGAICQADLPASEQSRPFMPDRSGFVLSEGAALVVLESAEHARRRKAKVLGRVLGYANVCEAQKMTSSSRDGSKYEECMEAAIEDAGLLSSAVQHVNTHGTSTQANDSCEALALQRVFGDVQDHVTYTANKSAVGHSLAGSGAIEAVLSLISLRDGVLLPTLNYEPERADYPALRFLDEPLQQSINVVMSNSFGFGGINSSLLLGRA, encoded by the coding sequence ATGCGGGCACGAGAAGTCTGTGTGAGCGGGTACGGCCTGGCGGCGCCGATGGCGCTGGACGCCGCCACGTTGTTCGAGCGGATCAGCCGCAAGCGATCCTGTGTCCGCGAGCATCCATGGTTCAAGGCGCTGGGGTTTCGCAACAGTGCGGCCGGGTTCATCGATGACGAACAGTGGCAGCGGATCACGGCGGGGTTCGGCGGCAATGCCGCGCAGCATCCGCGGCAAAGCGTGCTGGCCGACTATGTCGCCCGGCAGGCCCTGCAGCACGCGGGCCTGACGCCGGCGGATTTCGCCCGCAGCCGCAGCGGGCTGTTCCTGGGCGCCAACAAGTACTGCGCCGACAGTCATGACCTGCAATGGGCCGCCCGTTGCATGGACGAGGCGGGCCAGGTCGATCTGGACCGGCTGCTGGAGCGTCCGGCGACGTCGGGCACCGCGTTTGCCCGGCGGGTCGATCAGCAGACTCAGGACCTGGCCGAGCGGCTGGGCATCCGCGATCACATCTCGACCCACTCCGACGCCTGCGCCGCCGGCACCATGGCCATCGGCAGTGCGTTCCGGGCCATCGAGCGCGGCGAGATCGACCTGGCGCTGTGCGGCGCGGTGGAGCTGATGGCCAACGAGCTGCCCTATTACATGTTCAACAGCCTTGGCGCGATCTGTCAGGCGGACTTGCCGGCCAGCGAGCAGAGCCGGCCGTTCATGCCCGACCGCAGCGGCTTCGTGCTCAGCGAGGGCGCGGCGCTGGTGGTGCTCGAATCCGCCGAGCATGCCCGGCGGCGCAAGGCCAAGGTGCTGGGGCGGGTGCTGGGCTACGCCAACGTGTGCGAGGCCCAGAAGATGACCTCCAGCAGCCGGGACGGCAGCAAATACGAGGAATGCATGGAAGCGGCAATCGAAGACGCCGGCCTGCTGAGCAGCGCCGTGCAGCACGTCAACACCCACGGCACGTCCACCCAGGCCAACGACAGTTGCGAGGCCCTGGCCTTGCAGCGTGTGTTCGGCGATGTCCAGGACCATGTGACCTACACCGCCAACAAGTCCGCCGTCGGCCATTCCCTGGCCGGCAGCGGCGCAATCGAAGCGGTGCTGTCGCTGATCAGCCTGCGCGACGGCGTGCTGTTGCCGACGCTGAACTATGAGCCCGAACGTGCCGACTATCCGGCGCTGCGGTTCCTCGACGAACCCTTGCAGCAGTCGATCAACGTGGTGATGTCCAACTCCTTCGGGTTCGGCGGCATCAACAGCTCGCTGCTGCTGGGGAGGGCGTGA
- the mmsB gene encoding 3-hydroxyisobutyrate dehydrogenase has product MKIAFIGLGNMGAPMARNLIKAGHSLNLVDLNKTVLAELEQLGGTIRPTAKDAARDAELVITMLPAAVHVRGVWLGEDGVLAGIGKGVPAVDCSTIDPQTARDVAAAAAKQGVAMADAPVSGGTGGAAAGTLTFMVGATPELFATLQPVLAQMGRNIVHCGEVGTGQIAKICNNLLLAISMVGVSEAMALGDALGIDTTVLAGIINSSTGRCWSSEMYNPWPGIVETAPASRGYTGGFGAELMLKDLGLATEAARQAHQPVMLGAVAQQLYQAMSQRGEGGKDFSAIVNSYRKLR; this is encoded by the coding sequence ATGAAGATTGCATTTATCGGGCTGGGCAACATGGGCGCGCCGATGGCGCGCAACCTGATCAAGGCCGGCCACTCGCTGAACCTGGTGGATCTGAACAAGACCGTGCTGGCGGAGCTGGAGCAACTGGGCGGCACCATCCGTCCGACCGCGAAGGATGCGGCCAGGGACGCCGAGCTGGTGATCACCATGCTGCCGGCCGCCGTGCATGTGCGCGGCGTCTGGCTGGGCGAGGACGGTGTGCTGGCCGGCATCGGCAAAGGCGTGCCGGCCGTCGACTGCAGCACCATCGATCCGCAGACCGCCCGCGACGTGGCCGCTGCGGCCGCCAAGCAAGGCGTGGCCATGGCGGACGCGCCGGTCTCCGGCGGCACCGGCGGCGCGGCGGCGGGCACCTTGACCTTCATGGTCGGCGCCACCCCGGAGCTGTTCGCCACCCTGCAACCGGTGCTGGCGCAGATGGGCCGCAACATCGTGCATTGCGGTGAGGTCGGCACCGGCCAGATCGCCAAGATCTGCAACAATCTGCTGCTCGCCATTTCCATGGTCGGGGTCAGCGAGGCCATGGCCCTGGGGGATGCGCTGGGCATCGACACCACAGTGCTGGCCGGCATCATCAACAGTTCCACCGGGCGCTGCTGGAGTTCGGAGATGTACAACCCGTGGCCGGGCATCGTCGAAACGGCGCCGGCCTCGCGCGGCTACACCGGCGGGTTCGGTGCGGAGCTGATGCTCAAGGACCTGGGCCTGGCCACCGAAGCGGCGCGTCAGGCGCACCAGCCGGTGATGCTCGGCGCGGTGGCGCAGCAGCTGTATCAGGCGATGAGCCAGCGCGGGGAGGGCGGCAAGGACTTCTCGGCGATCGTCAACAGCTACCGCAAGTTGCGGTAG